One segment of Rosa chinensis cultivar Old Blush chromosome 6, RchiOBHm-V2, whole genome shotgun sequence DNA contains the following:
- the LOC112172757 gene encoding protein FAR1-RELATED SEQUENCE 5, with translation MDESGMRFSEPNYHGWSVDEDDFSDEYEELFSDEEASQSANMDENLDCLHFNGKKYEDLRSSDMIGVEFSSVEAVDTFYAYYSLAMGFSFRKEKLCRNTAQVVVRRQLVCSKEGERKKRGKPDPSFASEIISCAQNLSPPHGTKQVCKRKTVNQKPIVEDADRRSMKRSGKQSGEDEHGKKRQRPPQRNITRGNCQARITARRCKESGVFRVVQFITEHNHALVTTEFVPFLRSHRKVRDHDVAQVTALKKVSVGTCRAYELLVHQAGGHEFVGFLIKDLYNKMDSERKELMVDGDAQSTISFMNLKASKEAEFFCLFSVDAEGRLGNMFWRDTKSLADYNNFGDVLIIDSTYKTNIYGKPLAIFVGANNHRATVLFACALLADESEDTYNWVVTAFLTSMRGKKPISVLTDGDEALRNAVVNLIPEARHRLCAWHIAKNVVKNVRDADVQRDFCHLIFAGLGVDEWEKSWHYMVTMNGLQDNKWVAAMYNKRERWAEAFFRNHFFSGMCTTQRCEAMHRNLKGGVGRYMRLCEVLPRMDKTIECIRFNGLNDDFKSMNSHPVIGSHMRCIQQQVSVRFTHDVFLLIKDQILFESKFLVADRVRYENQGSTLHLVTQYGKPERTWHVTHYQGKPDLSFVCSCHLFESDGIPCCHIFTVIKTMNMTTLPESLVNQRWTKQACTKDTSTLSSGIMPAKDLQLARYGQMMGDCAQICHSASFSDEAYEEITNCLSRLMVRSKTFKRCKDSQPPETVDGLQPNVIRDPNVCKTKGTHSRHSTSVEVERDQPGGRGCGFCSRPGHNVRTCALLAAQNGGGKG, from the coding sequence AGTGAACCGAATTACCATGGTTGGTCTGTAGATGAGGATGACTTTTCAGATGAGTACGAAGAGTTATTCTCGGATGAGGAAGCTTCCCAGAGTGCAAATATGGATGAGAATCTGGATTGTCTACACTTCAACGGCAAGAAGTATGAAGATCTTAGATCCTCTGATATGATTGGTGTTGAGTTTAGCAGCGTCGAGGCAGTGGATACATTCTATGCTTACTATTCACTTGCCATGGGCTTCAGTTTCAGAAAGGAAAAGTTGTGTCGAAATACAGCACAAGTGGTGGTGAGAAGACAGTTAGTGTGTTCAAAGGAgggtgagagaaaaaaaaggggcAAGCCTGATCCTAGTTTTGCATCGGAAATCATTTCATGCGCCCAAAATCTTAGTCCACCTCATGGGACAAAACAGGTATGCAAGAGGAAGACAGTTAACCAGAAACCAATCGTGGAAGATGCTGATAGAAGAAGTATGAAACGTTCTGGGAAGCAGTCTGGTGAAGATGAACATGGAAAAAAAAGGCAGCGCCCTCCACAGAGAAATATTACCAGAGGTAATTGTCAAGCTCGTATCACAGCGCGCCGATGCAAGGAAAGTGGTGTCTTCCGTGTGGTCCAATTCATCACCGAACATAACCACGCCCTTGTTACAACAGAGTTTGTTCCCTTCCTCCGATCGCACCGCAAGGTTCGGGACCATGACGTTGCTCAGGTAACAGCACTTAAGAAAGTCTCTGTTGGTACATGCCGGGCTTATGAGTTGTTGGTCCACCAAGCCGGTGGCCATGAATTTGTTGGTTTCCTCATCAAAGATTTGTATAACAAGATGGACTCTGAAAGGAAGGAACTCATGGTTGATGGTGACGCCCAGTCTACAATCAGTTTCATGAATTTGAAAGCATCTAAAGAGGCGGAGTTTTTCTGTTTGTTCAGTGTTGATGCAGAAGGCCGGCTGGGTAATATGTTTTGGAGAGATACGAAGTCTCTAGCAGATTACAATAATTTTGGGGATGTTTTGATTATTGATAGCACCTACAAGACCAACATATACGGCAAACCATTAGCCATCTTTGTTGGTGCAAATAACCACAGGGCGACAGTACTATTTGCGTGTGCATTGTTGGCTGATGAGAGTGAGGACACCTACAATTGGGTGGTTACGGCCTTTTTGACTTCCATGAGGGGGAAAAAACCAATATCAGTCCTCACTGACGGGGACGAGGCATTGAGAAATGCAGTTGTGAATCTCATTCCGGAGGCCCGACATCGATTGTGTGCATGGCACATTGCTAAGAATGTTGTAAAAAATGTTAGGGATGCGGATGTCCAAAGGGATTTTTGCCACCTAATTTTTGCCGGACTCGGAGTTGATGAGTGGGAAAAGTCGTGGCATTACATGGTGACAATGAATGGGCTTCAAGACAACAAATGGGTTGCTGCAATGTACAACAAGAGGGAGAGGTGGGCAGAAGCTTTCTTTAGGAACCATTTCTTCAGTGGTATGTGTACCACTCAAAGATGCGAGGCAATGCATAGAAATTTAAAAGGTGGGGTTGGTCGTTACATGAGGTTGTGTGAAGTGTTGCCACGCATGGACAAGACAATTGAATGCATCAGGTTTAATGGGCTTAACGATGACTTCAAATCAATGAACTCGCACCCGGTTATTGGCAGCCACATGCGGTGTATTCAACAACAGGTTAGTGTAAGGTTTACCCACGACGTATTCCTCCTCATAAAAGATCAAATTCTTTTTGAGTCAAAGTTTCTCGTTGCTGACCGTGTTCGTTATGAGAATCAAGGATCAACACTTCATCTTGTAACCCAATATGGTAAACCTGAAAGGACATGGCATGTGACACATTATCAAGGTAAGCCCGACCTTTCTTTCGTATGCTCATGTCACCTCTTTGAGTCGGATGGTATTCCTTGCTGCCACATCTTCACAGTCATAAAGACAATGAATATGACTACCCTTCCAGAATCTTTGGTTAATCAGAGGTGGACAAAACAGGCTTGTACCAAAGATACCAGCACCCTCAGTAGTGGAATAATGCCCGCCAAGGATTTGCAGCTTGCCCGTTATGGGCAAATGATGGGTGATTGTGCTCAAATTTGTCATTCAGCTTCATTCTCAGATGAGGCATATGAAGAAATCACTAACTGTCTTAGTCGACTAATGGTTAGGTCCAAAACATTCAAGAGATGCAAAGATAGTCAGCCACCAGAAACTGTTGATGGTCTACAACCTAATGTGATTAGGGATCCGAACGTGTGCAAAACCAAGGgcactcattccaggcattccACCAGTGTTGAGGTTGAGAGGGATCAGCCAGGAGGGAGGGGTTGTGGATTTTGCAGCCGGCCAGGTCATAATGTACGCACTTGTGCACTGCTAGCTGCACAAAATGGGGGGGGAAAAGGATGA
- the LOC112172759 gene encoding uncharacterized protein LOC112172759, producing MPKDLSLLLLCSEKAAYIYSFTHVMQGVKKVIYKKKFQSSCCWASTFYTSDVGLILVFTTRKIEIRSNHDLSLIKETSIRAFTFSTSKLNSHAGNSICSSSEGELVMVNSDQEIFLFSLIFQKQSFRLLDSFNLTYQKDLMVSQEELTSGRIIQKEKKKGMFSSVLKDIVGSKGKNVPEMENEDTKESIEELSKIFSTANFQFDAENTDNQAMGVDDQLDIGIVNIKVFLQPGHG from the exons ATGCCAAAAGACCTGTCTTTGCTACTGCTATGTTCCGAAAAAGCAGCATACATATATTCCTTCACACATGTCATGCAG GGAGTTAAGAAGGTAATATACAAGAAGAAATTTCAATCATCTTGTTGCTGGGCATCGACATTCTACACCTCTGATGTTGGCCTTATACTCGTTTTTACAACTAGAAAAATTGAGATAAG GTCCAACCATGACTTATCTTTGATAAAGGAGACTTCAATAAGGGCCTTCACATTTTCCACGTCAAAACTAAATTCACATGCTGGCAATTCGATATGCTCTTCATCCGAAGGAGAACTTGTTATG GTGAACAGTGATCAGgaaatctttctcttctctctcattttCCAGAAGCAAAGCTTTAG GCTTTTAGACTCTTTCAACTTGACGTACCAGAAAGATCTGATGGTTTCACAAGAAGAGCTTACATCAGGACGCATcattcaaaaggaaaagaaaaag GGTATGTTTAGTTCTGTTCTTAAAGATATTGTGGGAAGTAAAGGGAAGAATGTCCCTGAGATGGAAAATGAAGATACTAAAGAAAGTATTGAAGAACTTTCAAAAATCTTTTCGACTGCTAATTTCCAATTTGATGCTGAGAACACAGACAACCAGGCCATGGGTGTAGATGATCAGTTAGATATAGGTATTgtaaacataaaagttttctTGCAACCAGGCCATGGGTGA
- the LOC121050138 gene encoding uncharacterized protein LOC121050138, protein MGFMMEEHNQKNFEESNSGPKGVHLVDSANLDVACLETEIGRLTYTVDCMEPKLEDLRLHVYNLEHAMLEILKGDCIEEIVSEVVEIVSLKANKTHNLLSRTVGTSFVEQMDEDLFGEHGRSSEDPLKKVTKSPVLDGYADEGPHEELIHDEHKPDHVTRVKQQPQKTLRSRKQQRSKPKAPIFAISGLITPENAHLMKFLFRKNGIGEDKWSEVVASYGDYAVSRKEFQCLSPATPLSCKVINISAAYLNEPESEHWFLPSFFGERARVKDESCSYAKWLTSTIEMCGLKRFHRRLQQCSKIFIPLHDNMEDHWILLVMHLPEKKAEVLDSFPDVRSRERRMDHARDVMAMLQKAHAVLPWHVVNNVSFGGPAYSIGT, encoded by the exons ATGGGCTTCATGATGGAGGAGCATAATCAGAAGAATTTTGAAGAGTCCAACTCAGGACCAAAAGGGGTACATTTGGTGGATTCGGCTAATTTGGATGTCGCATGTTTAGAAACAGAAATTGGGAGGTTGACATACACAGTTGATTGCATGGAACCCAAGCTGGAGGATTTAAGATTACATGTATATAACTTAGAACATGCGATGCTTGAAATATTGAAGGGTGATTGTATTGAGGAAATTGTTTCTGAGGTTGTCGAAATTGTGAGTTTAAAGGCCAATAAGACTCATAACCTGTTGAGTCGAACTGTTGGTACATCCTTTGTGGAGCAAATGGATGAGGATTTGTTTGGTGAACATGGGAGAAGCAGTGAAGACCCACTAAAAAAAGTGACCAAGTCACCAGTGCTGGATGGCTATGCTGATGAGGGACCCCATGAGGAACTCATACATGATGAG CACAAACCTGACCACGTTACGAGGGTTAAACAGCAGCCCCAAAAGACTCTTCGTTCTCGGAAGCAACAAAGGAGTAAACCCAAAGCCCCAATTTTTGCAATAAGCGGTCTCATCACTCCTGAGAATGCACATCTCATGAAATTTCTATTTAGGAAGAATGGAATTGGAGAAGACAAGTGGAG TGAAGTAGTAGCTAGTTATGGTGACTACGCCGTTAGTAGAAAGGAATTTCAGTGTCTCTCTCCAGCAACTCCACTATCTTGCAAG GTCATAAACATATCTGCGGCGTATTTGAATGAGCCGGAGTCAGAACATTGgtttctcccttccttttttgGG GAACGAGCGAGGGTAAAAGATGAATCATGTAGCTATGCTAAGTGGCTCACATCAACCATTGAGATGTGTGGTCTGAAGAGGTTTCATCGTCGCCTCCAACAATGCTCCAAG ATATTCATTCCCTTGCACGACAATATGGAAGACCACTGGATTCTGTTGGTCATGCACCTCCCTGAAAAAAAGGCAGAGGTGCTGGACAGCTTCCCTGATGTAAGGTCACGTGAGAGGCGAATGGATCATGCAAGAGATGTG ATGGCAATGTTGCAGAAG GCACATGCAGTACTACCGTGGCATGTGGTCAACAACG TTTCATTCGGAGGACCAGCGTACTCGATTGGCACTTGA
- the LOC112172758 gene encoding uncharacterized protein LOC112172758 isoform X1, translating into MSSTSESHCYFSRVLQRETIEYKPSEEKWLPIRFYLIKQTRYWNDKSSNYSCESYAAGQTGASIHHSYSDHRRGYTAFMTHYLSEIGVPRLEHSTILDKIFQVVRSASPQRTILVLVADITVPAIDTLVCKNPSVCFNLKYWVDGELHQETHTMRDVDCHGSLTVESFGAVPSTAGFVHASTKPMRDYHKIGSHGTAEFVELDSTPLRRFWPSDMHRISKADQEEDDDSSSSEDEVFGPCEVCLKDNAHWKFDCPYLVCIPNAKDVTLGNGYDLFCKGCPRLGVHAAHHWKGRAVRKKCGVCHEYGQHWSSECPKRPNPKPFGLLLRKLTGERED; encoded by the exons ATGTCGTCGACGAGCGAGAGTCACTGCTATTTTAGCAGAGTGTTGCAAAGAGAGACAATTGAATACAAACCAAGTGAGGAAAAATGGCTTCCGATTAGATTTTATCTCATCAAGCAAACCCGCTACTGGAATGATAAGTCAAGCAACTATTCTTGTGAATCCTATGCAGCTGGCCAGACAGGCGCTTCAATCCATCACTCTTATTCAGACCACAGACGAGGGTACACTGCATTTATGACTCATTACCTTTCCGAAATCGGAGTCCCACGACTGGAGCACTCAACTATCCTTGATAAAATATTTCAGGTGGTTCGCTCGGCCTCCCCCCAGCGAACCATTCTTGTGTTAGTAGCCGACATCACTGTGCCTGCCATTGATACACTTGTGTGCAAGAATCCCAGTGTTTGTTTCAACTTGAAATATTGGGTTGATGGTGAATTGCATCAGGAAACACATACAATGCGGGATGTTGACTGTCATGGTTCGCTTACAGTGGAATCCTTCGGAGCTGTTCCTAGCACCGCTGGGTTTGTCCATGCAAGTACAAAGCCAATGCGGGATTACCACAAGATCGGGTCTCATG GTACCGCTGAGTTTGTTGAACTAGACTCGACTCCTCTCCGGAGATTTTGGCCCTCAGACATGCACCGGATAAGTAAAGCTGATCAAG AAGAAGACGATGACTCTTCGTCATCAGAAGACGAAGTATTTGGGCCCTGTGAGGTTTGTTTGAAGGATAATGCACACTGGAAGTTTGATTGCCCGTACCTGGTTTGTATCCCAAACGCCAAGGATGTAACTCTTGGCAATGGCTATGATTTATTTTGCAAGGGATGTCCTAGGTTGGGTGTCCATGCAGCTCACCACTGGAAAGGGCGTGCCGTCAGGAAGAAATGTGGAGTTTGTCACGAGTATGGTCAACACTGGAGTTCAGAGTGCCCAAAACGTCCTAATCCAAAGCCATTTGGTCTTCTGCTACGTAAGCTGACGGGAGAACGTGAGGATTAA
- the LOC112172758 gene encoding uncharacterized protein LOC112172758 isoform X2, whose amino-acid sequence MRDVDCHGSLTVESFGAVPSTAGFVHASTKPMRDYHKIGSHGTAEFVELDSTPLRRFWPSDMHRISKADQEEDDDSSSSEDEVFGPCEVCLKDNAHWKFDCPYLVCIPNAKDVTLGNGYDLFCKGCPRLGVHAAHHWKGRAVRKKCGVCHEYGQHWSSECPKRPNPKPFGLLLRKLTGERED is encoded by the exons ATGCGGGATGTTGACTGTCATGGTTCGCTTACAGTGGAATCCTTCGGAGCTGTTCCTAGCACCGCTGGGTTTGTCCATGCAAGTACAAAGCCAATGCGGGATTACCACAAGATCGGGTCTCATG GTACCGCTGAGTTTGTTGAACTAGACTCGACTCCTCTCCGGAGATTTTGGCCCTCAGACATGCACCGGATAAGTAAAGCTGATCAAG AAGAAGACGATGACTCTTCGTCATCAGAAGACGAAGTATTTGGGCCCTGTGAGGTTTGTTTGAAGGATAATGCACACTGGAAGTTTGATTGCCCGTACCTGGTTTGTATCCCAAACGCCAAGGATGTAACTCTTGGCAATGGCTATGATTTATTTTGCAAGGGATGTCCTAGGTTGGGTGTCCATGCAGCTCACCACTGGAAAGGGCGTGCCGTCAGGAAGAAATGTGGAGTTTGTCACGAGTATGGTCAACACTGGAGTTCAGAGTGCCCAAAACGTCCTAATCCAAAGCCATTTGGTCTTCTGCTACGTAAGCTGACGGGAGAACGTGAGGATTAA